From one Triticum aestivum cultivar Chinese Spring chromosome 4B, IWGSC CS RefSeq v2.1, whole genome shotgun sequence genomic stretch:
- the LOC123094350 gene encoding putative 12-oxophytodienoate reductase 5 — MEPIPLLTPYKMGQLNLAHRIVLAPLTRQRSYGNVPQPHAALYYSQRASAGGLLITEATGVSDTAQGYRDTPGVWTAEHVEAWKPIVDAVHAKGALIFCQIWHVGRVSTYEYQPGGAAPLSCTDKGVGPQMSYDGRLEEFAPPRRLKVEEIPAIVDDFRKAARNAIDAGFDGVEIHGANGYLIEQFLKDSANDRTDEYGGSIENRCRFALEVVDAVVKEVGGHRVGIRLSPFTDYMDCHDSDPHALALHMSTKLNNYNIIYLHMVEPRMAIVDGRRVVPKRLLPYREAFKGTFMANGGYDREEGGKVVADGYTDLVSFGRSFLANPDLPKRFEIGAELNKYDRMTFYISDPVIGYTDYPFLD; from the exons ATGGAGCCCATCCCTCTCCTGACGCCGTACAAGATGGGCCAGCTCAACCTCGCCCACCGGATCGTCCTGGCCCCGCTCACCCGCCAGCGCTCCTACGGCAACGTGCCGCAGCCGCACGCCGCCTTGTACTACTCCCAGCGCGCCTCCGCCGGCGGGTTGCTCATCACCGAGGCCACCGGGGTCTCCGACACGGCCCAGGGGTACCGCGATACACCGGGCGTCTGGACGGCGGAGCACGTCGAGGCATGGAAGCCAATTGTCGATGCAGTGCACGCCAAGGGCGCGCTCATCTTCTGCCAGATCTGGCACGTCGGCCGCGTGTCCACCTATGAGTACCAGCCCGGCGGTGCCGCGCCGCTGTCGTGCACGGACAAGGGGGTGGGCCCGCAAATGAGCTATGACGGGAGGCTGGAGGAGTTCGCGCCGCCGAGGAGGCTCAAGGTGGAGGAGATACCGGCCATCGTCGACGACTTCAGGAAGGCGGCCAGGAACGCCATCGACGCTG GTTTTGACGGTGTGGAGATCCACGGGGCGAATGGGTACCTAATTGAGCAGTTCCTCAAGGACAGTGCGAATGACCGCACCGACGAGTATGGTGGCAGCATCGAGAACCGGTGTCGCTTTGCTCTCGAGGTGGTGGATGCCGTCGTGAAGGAGGTCGGTGGCCACCGTGTGGGCATCCGCCTCTCCCCCTTCACCGACTACATGGACTGCCACGACTCTGACCCGCACGCCCTCGCGCTCCACATGTCCACCAAACTCAACAACTACAACATCATCTATCTCCACATGGTCGAGCCGAGGATGGCCATCGTTGATGGACGAAGGGTGGTCCCGAAGCGCTTGCTGCCATACAGGGAGGCGTTCAAGGGTACATTTATGGCCAATGGCGGGTACGACCGCGAGGAAGGGGGCAAGGTGGTCGCTGATGGGTACACTGATTTGGTCTCCTTCGGGCGATCGTTCTTGGCGAATCCAGACCTGCCAAAGAGGTTTGAGATCGGCGCAGAGCTGAACAAGTATGATAGGATGACCTTCTACATCTCTGACCCCGTCATCGGCTACACTGACTACCCCTTCCTCGATTAA